A stretch of Imperialibacter roseus DNA encodes these proteins:
- a CDS encoding helix-hairpin-helix domain-containing protein — MSQLNKWLRENFGYSKKEINGSIILLFIISVLFLGVYALDYYRYASNEYSSEKDLELLDKWAAELQWAEDIEESKEAPRQLLALTNLERFDPNQVSEAQLRQMNIPPYLASNWSKYTSRGGRFYDRDDVLKLYGMDSSIFEQLAPYLSIANTKPNSDNTRPIAEGKSALVKETARLIDINLATAEELQTVRGIGPAYAARIIKYRNALGGFHDRGQLAEVYGLKQETVSTLWEKFDLNPANCCVKLSVNTIHLDSLKRQPYINYNQARALVAYRDQHGRFASWNDVAEIKIIPDSTIQKLKPYFEF, encoded by the coding sequence ATGAGCCAACTAAACAAATGGCTAAGAGAGAATTTTGGCTACAGTAAAAAAGAAATTAATGGTAGCATCATTCTTCTCTTTATCATTAGTGTACTATTCCTTGGAGTCTATGCACTTGACTACTACAGGTATGCTAGTAACGAGTATTCGTCTGAAAAAGATTTGGAACTTTTAGACAAATGGGCAGCGGAGCTTCAATGGGCTGAGGACATCGAAGAAAGTAAGGAAGCACCCCGCCAATTATTGGCCCTTACCAATTTGGAGAGATTTGACCCCAACCAGGTTTCGGAGGCGCAATTGAGACAAATGAATATACCGCCCTATCTGGCATCCAATTGGAGTAAGTATACGAGCCGGGGAGGTAGGTTTTACGATAGGGATGACGTACTCAAGCTTTATGGAATGGATTCCTCTATTTTTGAGCAGCTTGCCCCGTACTTATCAATAGCGAATACCAAGCCCAATTCGGACAATACCAGGCCAATAGCTGAAGGAAAGTCAGCGCTCGTCAAGGAAACAGCCAGGTTAATCGATATTAATCTGGCAACAGCAGAAGAATTGCAAACGGTACGAGGCATAGGCCCGGCTTATGCTGCCAGGATCATCAAATACCGGAACGCTCTTGGTGGGTTTCACGACCGTGGGCAGCTGGCGGAAGTATATGGCCTCAAACAAGAAACGGTATCCACCTTGTGGGAGAAGTTTGATCTCAATCCTGCTAATTGCTGTGTAAAGCTGTCGGTCAACACCATCCATTTGGATTCGTTAAAAAGGCAACCCTATATTAACTACAACCAGGCAAGAGCTTTGGTCGCCTACCGGGATCAGCATGGCAGATTTGCCAGCTGGAACGACGTGGCGGAAATAAAAATCATTCCAGATTCAACCATCCAAAAGTTAAAGCCGTATTTTGAATTCTAG